From Topomyia yanbarensis strain Yona2022 chromosome 1, ASM3024719v1, whole genome shotgun sequence, one genomic window encodes:
- the LOC131677719 gene encoding sterile alpha motif domain-containing protein 5 isoform X2, translated as MAVSNIVCEWLRALGLGQYAESFLDNGYDDLEICKQVGDPDLDAIGVQNPQHRSKLLKSVRLLREKGAASVYFQLNDPKSLLSDNSDSLERDSSPLMLNELEALLQDQLKADGVCLTAHPYSTPVSSTLSQWN; from the coding sequence ATGGCCGTCAGCAACATCGTATGCGAGTGGTTGCGGGCCCTCGGGCTCGGTCAGTACGCCGAGAGCTTCCTGGATAACGGTTACGATGATCTGGAGATTTGCAAGCAGGTCGGCGATCCGGATCTGGACGCCATCGGGGTCCAGAATCCTCAGCATCGCAGCAAACTGCTCAAGAGTGTCCGGCTGCTGCGGGAGAAGGGCGCAGCCAGTGTGTACTTTCAGCTGAACGATCCCAAATCGCTGCTGTCGGATAACAGTGACAGTCTCGAGCGGGACAGTTCGCCGCTGATGCTGAACGAGCTGGAGGCACTGCTGCAGGACCAGCTGAAGGCGGACGGCGTCTGCTTGACGGCGCACCCGTATTCGACACCG